CCACTATTGCCCGATACACGGGCACGGGCACACGCGGGCAGAAACTGTGGGTGATGGGATTTAATGACACCACCAGCCTGCATGCAATGGAGATACTGCCTGACGGCAACTGCGTTGTGGCCAGCGCCGGCAAAGAATGGCCACAGGGCTGGATACGCATTTACTCTTCCTCACAGCCGGTGCCCAACCACGGCGTTAATACACAATACTATTTCCCTGCGGCACACGCAGTGCTGTGGGACAATACCCACCAGGTGCTCTGGGCGCTGGGCAATCAGCTGAGAAAATACGGTTATAACACGCCCAACTCCGGTGGCAGTACCACCAATCCTAAGCTGGAGTTGCTGGTCACCTACAACGTGTTACCCTCTGCATGGGGCCACGATCTCTCCGCCGATGTGAACAATCCCGACCAGCTGCTGCTGTCCACTAACGGTGGCGTATATATCTTCCATGTGTCCAACGGTACTTTCAGCAGTATGCCGGGAGCGGCCCAACAAACTTTTGTGAAAGCCATCAGCAGTCAGCCCGGACAGAACACCCTGGTGGAAACACGGCCCAGCAGCGGTTGCACTATCAACTCCTGGTGCACTTCCGTGGTCAATTTCTACAATGCTTCCAATGGAAACGCTACCGGTTCGCGTACAGTAAGCGGTTCCGCTATCTACAAAGCAAAAACTTTCGACCCAAATTACTATTGATATCATGAAGAGAATCATATTGATCACCACTGCAGCCGCACTGATTATTTTTCAGTTCGCCTGCAGTAAAAAACAGGGGGCCACAGCGCCCCCTGTTGACCCACCAGCCGTACAAAAGCCGGAACCTTATCCGGGACTGCCACTGGCGCTTACCAATGGTTCCAATAAGAAACTGGAAATCTATGATCCCACTGTCACCGACTGGAATACCGCCGAAGCAAAAAAATGGAGCTGGTCACCTACCACCACACTGGGTTTCAGCGTTGATGAGATCAACCGCTTTAGCGGCGGCACGGACTTTAAACTTCGCAAAGGCATTGCTGTTATCAGCGACAATAACGTGGCGGCCATCATCACTTATCCTGCCGGGCAACGCGTTTGGTCGAAAGTGATCAGCGGCAACCTCCACTCCGCGGAACTGCTGCCCAATGGCAATATTGCACTGGCGGCATCCGACGGCAACTGGGTCAGGGTGTATGCGGCTTCACAGGGCGCTGACAACGCCACTTACGCCGAGTTCCCACTAGGCGCCGCACATGCCGTGCTATGGGACCCGGAAACCAACGTATTGTGGGTAACCGGCCAGGACCAGTCCAACAACGCCCATATCCTCACTGCACTGTCCGTAGGAGGCACCGATGCCCAGCCTGAATTAACCGAATTAAAACAATACCGCGTCACCCTGCCGACCGCCTGGGGCCACGAAATAAGCGCTTACTACGGAAATAAGAATCTGCTGTGGGTGACTACCAACGGTGGCGAATATGTGTTTAACAAAAGTACCAAAGCATTGACCATGGCGCCGACCAATAATCTCACTTTTGTAAAAGGCATAGGCAACCAACCCAGCGGACAAATTGTGCTGGTACGCCCTGATGCCAACAAAAACCCACGGCCACAGGTCAGTTGTTCGCTCAACAACTGGTCTACCAGCACCATTGATTTTTACACCGCCGGCGGCCAATGGCAAGGCTCCAGGACCGTCAATGGCGCGTGTTTCTATAAAATAAAAATCGTTTACGACAATTATCAATAATGTACCTGAAGATATATGCATGTTGTGTGACCTTTCTCTGTAGCAGTATAGCAGGCAGCTTCGCCCAGTCGCTGATACCCATGCCGCAATCCGTAAAAAAGGGTAGCGGCAGTTTTACTTTTAGCGCCCACACGCCTATCCGCACGGATGTGCAGGATAAACGCGCCGTAGCGCTGCTTGCCGGCCAGTTACCGTTTCACCATAAAATCACCACCGGAAAAACGAATACACCAGCACTGATCATCACGGAACGCAACGCTGCCACGTTGCCAAAAGAAGGCTACCGCCTGGACGTAACGCCCGACAGCATCGTGCTCACCGGTCGCGATGCCGGCCTGTTCTACGGTATGCAAACCTTATTGCAGCTGCTGCCGGCGCCCACAGCCGACATCGCCAACATACCCTGCGTCAGCATAGAAGACGCTCCCCGCTTCGGCTACCGCGGCCTTATGCTGGACGTGTCCCGGCACTTTTTTACCGTCAGCCAGATCAAAGCGTTGCTGGATTTGATGGCCCGTTATAAACTGAACCGTTTTCACTGGCACCTGACAGATGACCAGGGCTGGCGACTGGAAATAAAAAGCCTGCCTGAACTGACAAGCGTAGGCGCCTGGCGTGTGCCACGGATAGATTTCAGTGGCAACACCCTGCCGCCACAACCCGGCGAAAAAGCCACCGATGGCGGATTTTACACGCAGGAAGAGGTGAAAGAAGTGATCCGTTATGCAGCGGAAAGACACATTGACATACTGCCGGAAATAGACGTGCCGGGACATTCCATGGCCGCCATTGCATCGTACCCATGGCTGTGCGTAACACGCGACACGGCCATCAAAGTCAACCCCGGCAGTAGTTTCGCCAAATGGTTCCCCAGCGGTGGTTTTGAAATGTATGTAGATAATTCCCTGAACCCCATCGACGAAAGGGTATACCAGTTTCTGGACAAAGTATTCGGTGAGGTGGCGGCATTGTTTCCCTATCCGTATATCCATATCGGTGGTGATGAATGTTATAAAGCCTTCTGGGAAAAGGACAGCAGCGTACATCAGTTCATGCGGCAACACCATATCCGCGATAGTCATGCCCTACAAGGTTATTTTATCTCCCGGCTGAATAAAATCATTCAATCAAAAAACAAAAAAATGATCGCATGGGATGAAATCGCGGAAGGTGACCTCAAAGAAGATATTGCAGTGATGAACCGGTTTGGAGAAAAAGGCGCTGTGGAACAGATCAGGAAAGGACTGGACATCATACTGGCACCGGGCGGCAACGGCCTCTACTTTGACTATGCACAGAGTACTTCCGAACAGGAACCTTCCAGTCATGGTGGCGATGCGCCTGCATGGAAAGCATACCAATACAACCCCGCCTATCCGGCACTCTCTGCGCAAGAGCTGCAACACATCATGGGCGTTGAAGCCTGTATCTGGACAGAACATATTCCTGATATATCCAAACTGCAATACATGCTGCTGCCACGAATGCTGGCACTGGCAGAGACAGGATGGACCACCGCTGAGAACAAAGACATTCAGCGATTCGCTAATACCGCACTACCGGCGCACCTGGGGCGTTTCGACAAAGCAGGAATGAACTACCGCGTGCCCGCAGTTTTTAACTATGTGGATACTACTATTACTACCGGCACTTACCTGTTTGAAGTAACACAGCCACCGGTACCGGACGCCCGCATATACTACACGCTGAACAACCGCCCGCCCGGAGATTACGACCATCTGTACACCGGACCAGTCACCATCACCATTCCCAAAGGGAAAACGATCACACTCAAAACCATGGTGATCACACCTGCGGGCCGACGAAGCATTATCACCCGCACAGTACTGGACAATAGTGACAAACCTAAAAACGAACATTAGCCATGCAAAAGCGTATCTGCCATTTCTTATGCTGTACATTGATCATTGCCGCTTTATTCACCTCTTCGCATACTCAGGCGCAGCAAAGGTTACAAGGGTTTGAAACAGTGGCCGCAGGATTCAAAAATCCTGGCCGTGACTATGGAACAGTACCTTTCTGGGTATGGAACACTAAAATCACCAAGCGCAATATCGATTCCATGTTGCATGACTACCGGAAAAATGATTTCGGCGGCGTGATCATCCACGCCCGCCCGGGATTAATTACCGAATACCTGTCGGAAGACTGGTTCGATTTATTTGCCTATTCCGTGCAGCTGGGGAAAAAACTGGGACTGAACATCTGGATATACGACGAAAACTCCTATCCTACCGGTTTTGCCGGCGGACTGGTGGGCGAACAAATGCCCGAGGCCTACAACCAGGGACAGATGTTGTATATGGAGGAAGCCAATCGTTTACCCGTTGACGTATCTCCTTACTTTTTATGCCTTAAGGAAGAAAACGGCGCATACAACAATATCACGGACCATCTGCAGGAAGAATCCGGAAAGACCGGCCAATACCGGTTATTCAAAAAAGTAAACTATCAGCGGTCCAACCGCGGATCAGTAGCCGGCCCTATCGGTGTGTCCTACGTAGACCTCATGGCCAAAGGGGTTACAGACAAGTTCATCGATGTGACCTACAAAAGTTATGAGAAAGTGGTAGGAAAAGAATTCGGTAAAACCATCAAAGGCGTGTTTTCCGATGAACCTACTATTATCAACGAAGGACGCAACTGCGTACGCTGGACACCTGACCTGTTCGACCGGTTTTATAACAACTGGGGATATGATCTCCGGCTTCACCTGCCTTCCCTGTTTAAAGAAACCGGCGACTGGAAACGGGTACGTCATAACTACTATGAGATGCTGTTGCAACTGTTTGTTGACCGTTGGTCTAAACCAGTGGCCAGTTACATGCAGCAACATCAGCTCGTGTGGACAGGCCACTATTGGGAACATGGCTGGCCCAGTCCCTACCACGGTCCGGACAACATGGCCATGTATGCCTGGCACCAGATGCCGGGCATTGACATGCTGTTCAATCAATTCAACGAAGACAAGCCCGTACAGTTTGGAAATATCCGCGCGGTGCGGGAACTGGGCAGTGTAGCCAATCAGCTCGGGAAAACGCGTACCTTGTCTGAGACCTACGGCGGTGGTGGCTGGGAGCTCACCTTTAAAGACATGAAACGGCTGGCCGACTGGCAGTTTGTACTGGGTGTTAACTTCATGAACCAGCATTTGTCTTTTATGACGCTGACGGGCGCACGTAAATACGACTATCCGCCCAGCTTCTCCTACCATGAGCCATGGTGGCCGTATTACCGCTTTATGAACCATTATTTCACGCGGTTGTCTTATCTGTTGTCCCAGGGACAGCAGTACAATGATATCCTCATCATAGAGCCTACTACCTCCGCCTGGATGTACTATGCCAGAGACGGTGAAAACAAACGTTTCTTCGACATCACCAAAAGCTTCAATGACTTTGTGACCATGATGCAGCGGGCGCACCTGGAATATGATCTCGGCTCAGAAAACATTATCAAAGACAATGGCCAGGTGAAAGGCGATCGTTTTATCATCGGAGAAAGGGCTTATAAAATGGTGGTGATACCGCCCGGCATGGAAAACATCAACGGCGCCACTTTCCGGTTGTTAAAGGCCTATGTGGCAGCAGGTGGGAAAGTAGTGTGCTTTGAACCATTACGGTTGGTAGACGGCGCCGTGAACCAGGAATTAGCCACGCTCTTCCCGTCGGATAAAATAATCGCTGTGAACACAGCGCCCTTTCAACCCGGACATTTTCGTATATCCGCCACCCGTGGCGACAGCATTGGCGGCAACCTTTATCACCAGCGCCGCCGGCTGGCCGACGGCGAGTTACTGTTGCTGACCAATGCCAGCATGACCAGCGCTTCTTCCGGCACCATCAGTACGCAGGGCAATGACGTACTGGAGATGAACATGCATTCCGGGAATATCTCCCGTTACCCTTATGCCCGTAACAACAATGCTGTACAGTTTGATGTTACCGTTCCTCCCGCCGGTAGCCTGATGTTATTTATCTCGGATAAAAAACTGCCGGGGTACCAGTCGACGCCACAGGCCAGCGAATGGGCCACTGTCAATGCCTCCGCCACCAGCGTGTCCAGGCCGGCAGACAACACGCTGACCATTGATTTCTGCGATCTCTATTTACACCGGCCGGATACCAGTTACAAACACCTGCATGTTGGCCAGGCTTCCAATACCGCATTCAAACACCATGGCTTTACAGACGGCGTAGGTAACCCCTGGAACAACCGCACACAGTTCAAAGACGCCATCGTAAAACGGGACACTTTCTCTACCGGCACCGGCTATACGGCTGTATATCACTTCCAGCTGAAAGACGGCGTGGATTTCCGGAATTTCAAAGCAGTCGTTGAACAACCCGGCCTCTGGCAGGAAGTGAAAATTAACGGCACCGTCATCAAAAACGATCCCGGCAAATGGTGGCTCGACCGCTCTTTTGGCGTATACCGGATTGGCAGTTACCTGAAAGCCGGGGATAATGAGCTGGCCGTGACCGTTGCCCCTATGAGCGTTTATGCGGAGATTGAGCCAGTGTATATCCTGGGTGATTTCCACCTGGAGGCCGCAGCGCAGGGATGGCGCATCGTTCCGCCACAGCCCTTACAGACCGGCTACTGGACCAAACAGGGATTGCCGTTATACAGTCAGGGCATCGCCTATACGAAAACTTTCGACGTTACAGACTCGGGCCGCACATACGCCGTTGTACTCGGCAAATGGCAGGGCACTGTAGCCACAGTAAAAGTCAATGATGTATTTGCCGGTATCATCACCGCCGAACCTAACAGGCTGGACATCGGGAAACTGATCAGAAAAGGGAACAACAAAGTAGAGGTGACCGTAATCGGCAGCCTAAAAAACCTGCTTGGGCCGTTTTACAACAAACCTGTTCCCGGACTGGTAGACCCGGGCAAATGGTACAATATCAAAACACAGCCGCCAGGAAATGAATATGACCTGTATGATTACGGGCTGGCTGAAGATTATGAGATACAGGTTGTCCGCTAAGAGCGGATGACCTGTGCGTTTGTTAACCCCACCCCAATCACCCTCTCTTTATTATAAAATAAGTATATTGCATATACCAAAATAGGTACCTGTGAAAATGTTAACCAATTTAAATGCCTTTGGAGTGCCATTACCAGTTTGATGTCCGGAAACCAATAATGTAACCTGTTTCTCTGCTGGATAATACCCACCCTTGTAAATCCTTATGTTCTGACAGAAATTTTTTGATCGATGAAAGTATTAAGATGCACACTATTAATGCTGGTAGCGTTCTGTAACAGCCTGTGGGCTCAGGAAGAGCCACTGAATCCAACAAAGTTCAATGTGATTCCACCTTCGCCCAATGCATCGGCCCTGGGGAAATACGGAGAAATCCCGGTAAACCTCTTTAACGGTTTGCCTAATATTGAAATCCCGCTTTCCCAGGTGGTAGTTGGCAACGAATTTAATATGCCGGTGAACTTATCTTATCATGCAGCCGGAAACCGGGTGGATGAAGTAGCCTCCTTCGTGGGGCTGGGATGGGCATTAAACGCAGGCGGAGCCATCACCCGAACTGTGCATGGTTCACCCGATGAATATGGCTATGTTGGGCAGGGACATGGAAAGTTGATACCAAAGCGTCCCTGGCAGATGGATTCCAGCAATTTTCAAACATTCAGGTCCAGTGCCGTGGGTATCATAGACACCCAACCGGACGAATTTTCCTATAACTTTGGCAACTACAGCGGGAAGTTCGTAGTGGACACCAACGGAGTGGTACAACTGATGCCTTACAAAAACATCCGGGTAAAATGGGACTGGGCAACCGGTAACTCCTTTACCATCACAACAGAAAACGGCACTAAATACATTTTTAAAACCACCGATGTCACCTGGACGACCAGCAATTGCGGCGATTCATATGATTCCTATACTTCAGCCTGGTATCTTACCTCGATTGTATTACCAGTGAGTAAACGTACGATCAACTTTGAATATATTTCAGGTAGTGTTTCTGTTAACTCCACATCACAAACAGAATCGCGGAACGCGTGTTATGGTGGGGCATGCGGTGGTGTACTGGGATGCCCAGGAAGCGTACCTGTATTTTCCACCTGTATTACCACCCGGTCATATAGTCAACAACAAATAAAGAAAATTGAGTACCCTGGTGGTAGAATTAGCTTTAATTATGCTTTTCCAAGAACAGATGTGGGAACAGGGCAATATGCACTAAGCGACATCACGATATCGTCCAATGTAGGCGGCGTCTATACAGATGTGAATAAGTATAAATTAAACTACGTCACTCCTGACCGCCTGAAGCTACAGTCCGTCAGCACGGTGGATATGAGTGACCAGGTGATTTCCGCCTATAAACTGTATTATGAGCAAACGGGGCTCCCCGCCATCGATGCAAAATCAAAAGACCATTGGGGATATTATAACAACGCGAACAATAGCACGTTGATTCCAGCTGACAGAAACCAAGGGCTGCCGGGTGGAAACAGAGAACCCAATAGCCAGTATACCAAAGCCGGGATTCTTGAAAAAATCGAATATCCAACAGGTGGATATACAACTTTCGAATTTGAAAACCATACCTATAGTTATTTTGCTGGTGCCGGCGTTGTAGAGGACCCCGTCTATCAAACAATTAATGTTGGTAAGAGTATATTTACAAACTCAACTCCACAGCATCGGGGGCCCAAATATGATACTATTAAATTAAACTTCTCCCGTGGCCTCTATGCCAATATCAACGCAATAGTAAGATCATGTTGTGGTAATATCGCTACAGCAGACGCAGTTGAAATAGCAACAGGAGAACGGCGAGCTATTTCCAGTACTACTCCAAACCTTTATTTTAGTGCCGGTCAACATATGATTGTCCTTCAAGCAGAGCATGCTGAGCCAACCGCTTCCGATGAGTTGGTATCCGTTTCTCTTACCTATGATGACGTTATTGGCTATACGAAAATAGCAACCGCCAGCGGCCTCCGGATAAGGAAAATCACGTCCTACGATGGCATCAATCACAGCAATGACATCATCAAAACATATACGTATAACTTCGGTAGTGATACACTGTCCAGTGGCTATCTCTGCAACAGGCCAAGATACGACTATCACTACGTCGCCATGAAACCAGTCAGAAACAGCAATACCGGAGCTGAAGTTCCCAGCTTTCCCTGCCCACTGACCATGCGGACTTCTGCTCCTAACAACGAAATAGAATCAGGACAAGGGTCTGTGGTGTACCGCGAAGTGCTGGAAAGCATCGGCAGTAATAAGCAAAATGGCAGCATACGGTATATCTACAAGCTGAATAACAATGCCAGCGGCCTCAATATATATCCTTTCGGCCCTTCTACCAATGTAAATATCACCAATGGTATGCTGGAACAACAACTGACTTTTGA
The Chitinophaga varians genome window above contains:
- a CDS encoding DUF6528 family protein, encoding MKRIILITTAAALIIFQFACSKKQGATAPPVDPPAVQKPEPYPGLPLALTNGSNKKLEIYDPTVTDWNTAEAKKWSWSPTTTLGFSVDEINRFSGGTDFKLRKGIAVISDNNVAAIITYPAGQRVWSKVISGNLHSAELLPNGNIALAASDGNWVRVYAASQGADNATYAEFPLGAAHAVLWDPETNVLWVTGQDQSNNAHILTALSVGGTDAQPELTELKQYRVTLPTAWGHEISAYYGNKNLLWVTTNGGEYVFNKSTKALTMAPTNNLTFVKGIGNQPSGQIVLVRPDANKNPRPQVSCSLNNWSTSTIDFYTAGGQWQGSRTVNGACFYKIKIVYDNYQ
- a CDS encoding beta-N-acetylhexosaminidase; the protein is MYLKIYACCVTFLCSSIAGSFAQSLIPMPQSVKKGSGSFTFSAHTPIRTDVQDKRAVALLAGQLPFHHKITTGKTNTPALIITERNAATLPKEGYRLDVTPDSIVLTGRDAGLFYGMQTLLQLLPAPTADIANIPCVSIEDAPRFGYRGLMLDVSRHFFTVSQIKALLDLMARYKLNRFHWHLTDDQGWRLEIKSLPELTSVGAWRVPRIDFSGNTLPPQPGEKATDGGFYTQEEVKEVIRYAAERHIDILPEIDVPGHSMAAIASYPWLCVTRDTAIKVNPGSSFAKWFPSGGFEMYVDNSLNPIDERVYQFLDKVFGEVAALFPYPYIHIGGDECYKAFWEKDSSVHQFMRQHHIRDSHALQGYFISRLNKIIQSKNKKMIAWDEIAEGDLKEDIAVMNRFGEKGAVEQIRKGLDIILAPGGNGLYFDYAQSTSEQEPSSHGGDAPAWKAYQYNPAYPALSAQELQHIMGVEACIWTEHIPDISKLQYMLLPRMLALAETGWTTAENKDIQRFANTALPAHLGRFDKAGMNYRVPAVFNYVDTTITTGTYLFEVTQPPVPDARIYYTLNNRPPGDYDHLYTGPVTITIPKGKTITLKTMVITPAGRRSIITRTVLDNSDKPKNEH
- a CDS encoding glycosyl hydrolase, with product MQKRICHFLCCTLIIAALFTSSHTQAQQRLQGFETVAAGFKNPGRDYGTVPFWVWNTKITKRNIDSMLHDYRKNDFGGVIIHARPGLITEYLSEDWFDLFAYSVQLGKKLGLNIWIYDENSYPTGFAGGLVGEQMPEAYNQGQMLYMEEANRLPVDVSPYFLCLKEENGAYNNITDHLQEESGKTGQYRLFKKVNYQRSNRGSVAGPIGVSYVDLMAKGVTDKFIDVTYKSYEKVVGKEFGKTIKGVFSDEPTIINEGRNCVRWTPDLFDRFYNNWGYDLRLHLPSLFKETGDWKRVRHNYYEMLLQLFVDRWSKPVASYMQQHQLVWTGHYWEHGWPSPYHGPDNMAMYAWHQMPGIDMLFNQFNEDKPVQFGNIRAVRELGSVANQLGKTRTLSETYGGGGWELTFKDMKRLADWQFVLGVNFMNQHLSFMTLTGARKYDYPPSFSYHEPWWPYYRFMNHYFTRLSYLLSQGQQYNDILIIEPTTSAWMYYARDGENKRFFDITKSFNDFVTMMQRAHLEYDLGSENIIKDNGQVKGDRFIIGERAYKMVVIPPGMENINGATFRLLKAYVAAGGKVVCFEPLRLVDGAVNQELATLFPSDKIIAVNTAPFQPGHFRISATRGDSIGGNLYHQRRRLADGELLLLTNASMTSASSGTISTQGNDVLEMNMHSGNISRYPYARNNNAVQFDVTVPPAGSLMLFISDKKLPGYQSTPQASEWATVNASATSVSRPADNTLTIDFCDLYLHRPDTSYKHLHVGQASNTAFKHHGFTDGVGNPWNNRTQFKDAIVKRDTFSTGTGYTAVYHFQLKDGVDFRNFKAVVEQPGLWQEVKINGTVIKNDPGKWWLDRSFGVYRIGSYLKAGDNELAVTVAPMSVYAEIEPVYILGDFHLEAAAQGWRIVPPQPLQTGYWTKQGLPLYSQGIAYTKTFDVTDSGRTYAVVLGKWQGTVATVKVNDVFAGIITAEPNRLDIGKLIRKGNNKVEVTVIGSLKNLLGPFYNKPVPGLVDPGKWYNIKTQPPGNEYDLYDYGLAEDYEIQVVR
- a CDS encoding RHS repeat protein, with protein sequence MKVLRCTLLMLVAFCNSLWAQEEPLNPTKFNVIPPSPNASALGKYGEIPVNLFNGLPNIEIPLSQVVVGNEFNMPVNLSYHAAGNRVDEVASFVGLGWALNAGGAITRTVHGSPDEYGYVGQGHGKLIPKRPWQMDSSNFQTFRSSAVGIIDTQPDEFSYNFGNYSGKFVVDTNGVVQLMPYKNIRVKWDWATGNSFTITTENGTKYIFKTTDVTWTTSNCGDSYDSYTSAWYLTSIVLPVSKRTINFEYISGSVSVNSTSQTESRNACYGGACGGVLGCPGSVPVFSTCITTRSYSQQQIKKIEYPGGRISFNYAFPRTDVGTGQYALSDITISSNVGGVYTDVNKYKLNYVTPDRLKLQSVSTVDMSDQVISAYKLYYEQTGLPAIDAKSKDHWGYYNNANNSTLIPADRNQGLPGGNREPNSQYTKAGILEKIEYPTGGYTTFEFENHTYSYFAGAGVVEDPVYQTINVGKSIFTNSTPQHRGPKYDTIKLNFSRGLYANINAIVRSCCGNIATADAVEIATGERRAISSTTPNLYFSAGQHMIVLQAEHAEPTASDELVSVSLTYDDVIGYTKIATASGLRIRKITSYDGINHSNDIIKTYTYNFGSDTLSSGYLCNRPRYDYHYVAMKPVRNSNTGAEVPSFPCPLTMRTSAPNNEIESGQGSVVYREVLESIGSNKQNGSIRYIYKLNNNASGLNIYPFGPSTNVNITNGMLEQQLTFDNTGKRVAETINEYDTYEKASVRGWKTGYSEKGYNFTGPSFEKFATNTYDYKSAGVLLKKTTQKQYLGTGELSNVTEYAYDNLQHVQPTRIHKTTSKMDDLWIYNKYPTDYTIPAGTLSAGLQALKFMQDSNMHNAMIEQYTQQVAGGTATTLSAAQVQYKILPVANNQSAVMATSYKLNTSGLLSGFVPTYILNNDLKRDNNYEEVLQFNLYDNIGNIQEQRKTNDVNEVYIWGYNDLYPVAKIIGSTYQTAMSYIDPAIIRNPQNDAQLRAELDKIRTGLKGTNALVSTYTYKPQVGVTSETDPSGKVVYYEYDSVGRLLLVKDQNGKILKQYSYQYQQPVNQ